Genomic window (Streptomyces sp. LX-29):
CACGCACCCGGCTGCGGAAGTCCTGCTGTTCGGCCCGGCCCCACGCGGCCGCGGCCGCGCCGACGGAAGCGCTCACGGCCCTGCCCCTTTCGTAGCTTTCCGTAGCGTGTCTTCGGCTTTCTGTAGGCATACGTACGGACCCGAACTCGTTCTGCACTGTAATAGACCGCGAACGATCCCTTACCGTCTGGCTCGAAATGTGAAAGACGTCATCACGGCAGGCTGTGACGGACCGTCCCATTCCGCTGAAGTCGCCGCAATCCCCACGTAGCCTGACCCCCATGGCACACGAAATTGCGGTGGCCGACGGGGGCCGAGTACGAGAACTGTCGGCGGTTTTGGCCAGGGCGTTTCATGAAGACCCGGTCATGGCATGGATATTTCCGGATTCCGCCGGGCGGCGTCGCGCCCTCCCCCGGCTCTTCTCCGTGATGCTGCGCTTTCAGCACCTGCGTCACGGAGCGAGTGAATTCATCACCAGCGAGGGCGGTGACCGGATCATCGGCGGCACGCTGTGGGACCCGCCCGGTCAGTGGAAGCAGCCCTTCTGGCGGGAGCTGCTGGCGCTGCCGCCCTACGTCTGGGCCTCGCGGACCGGCACCCCGCGAGCCATCACCGTCGTGAACGCCATGGCGGCCGCGCACCCCGCCGAGCCGCACTGGTACCTGTCCATCATCGGTACCGACCCCGACCCGCGGTTCCGCGGCACGGGCGGCGGCACGGCGCTGCTGCGCTCTCGACTCGACCGGTGCGACCGCGCGGACCAGCCCGCCTACCTGGAGTCGACCAACCTGGACAACGTCCCCTACTACGAGCGTTTCGGCTTCACGGTGGTGCGGGAGATCACCGTCCCGAAGGGCGGCCCGGTGGTCGCCGCGATGTGGCGCAAGCCGGGTGCGTGAGGCGGCACCGGCCGTACTACTCCATGCGCCGGTAGGTCGGGC
Coding sequences:
- a CDS encoding GNAT family N-acetyltransferase; amino-acid sequence: MAWIFPDSAGRRRALPRLFSVMLRFQHLRHGASEFITSEGGDRIIGGTLWDPPGQWKQPFWRELLALPPYVWASRTGTPRAITVVNAMAAAHPAEPHWYLSIIGTDPDPRFRGTGGGTALLRSRLDRCDRADQPAYLESTNLDNVPYYERFGFTVVREITVPKGGPVVAAMWRKPGA